The genomic region AGGCTCTACGACGTGGTCCACGTCGCGGTGCTGATCAACAAGAACAAGCAGGGCCTGTTCACCATCGAGGAGCGGATCGCGCTGATCGAGGAGACCACCGCCCAGTACGGCAACATCCAGGTCGAGTCGCACGCCGGCCTGCTGGTGGACTTCTGCAAGGACCGTGGCATTCCGGCCATCGTCAAGGGCCTGCGCGCGGTCAGCGACTTCGACTACGAGCTGCAGATGGCGCAGATGAACCGCGGCCTGACCGGCGTCGAGACGCTCTTCGTGCCGACCTCGCCGACCTACAGCTTCCTGTCCTCGACGCTGGTCAAGGAGGTGGCCTCGTACGGCGGCGACGTCTCGCACCTGATCCCGCCGGTGGTGCACCGCCGACTGGTCGACCGGATCGCCGAGCGAGCCGCCGGGTAGCGACGAGTGGGCGGGCGATTCTGTCGTACAGTCAGTACCCCCGCCCCGCGGTACTCACGGAAAGACTGAAGCCCCGTGGACGTCCAGAACAGAGTCGACGAGATCATCGCCGTGGTCGAGAGTGCCCGCGCGATGCCGATGTCGGCCTCCTGTGTGGTGAACCGGGCCGAGCTGGTCGCGCTGCTGCAGGGCCTGCGCGCGGAGCTGCCCGCCGAGCTCGCCCAGGCGCAGTCCGTGATGGCCGACCACGAGCAGGTGGTGGCCGACGCCCGCGGTGAGGCCGACCGGATCATCCAGGGGGCGCACGCCGAGCGCGGCTCGCTGATCTCGGACACCGAGGTGGTCCGCCGGGCCCAGGCCGAGGCTGACCGGATCCTCGCCGAGGCCCGCGAGGAGGTCACCGTGAAGCGCCAGGAGGCCGACGACTACGTCGACAGCAAACTGGCCAACTTCGAGGTGGTGCTCACCAAGACGTTGGGCGCGGTCGGCCGGGGCCGGGACAAGCTGCGCGGCGAGGGCGGCTACGAGCCCGAGGACGGCGAGGAGTTCCAGCCCGCCACGACGCCCAGCCCCGAGGTCGACGAGTACGTCGACGTCAAGCTGGCCACCCTGCAGGCGGTGCTCAGCGGCACCCTGGAGGCGGTCGGCCGGGGCCGGGACAAGCTGCTCGGCAAGGCCCCGATCGACGAGCTGGGTGCCTACCTGGCCGCCGCCGACCAGGCCCAGCAGCAGAAGGACCGGGCCGAGGCGGTGGCCGCCGGACTGGCCGACGCCGGACTGGCCGGCGAGGAGGAGCAGCCCTGGTACCGCGAGGAGGCGCCGGCCTGGCCGGAGCAGACCCCCGCGCAGGCCGGCTGGCAGACCGCTCCGGGCGAGTCCCCGTACCAGCCGGCCGCCGCCTACCAGGGCCAGGAGTACGCGCAGCCCGTCCCCTACGCCGGCGGCGAGTACCAGGACGCCTACGGCGGCAGCTACGACCCGTCCACCGGGCAGTACGCGGACCACCAGGGCTACGGCTACCAGCCGCAGCAGGCCGACCCCTACGCGGCGGGCTACGGCTACCCGCAGGACCAGGGCGGCGGCTACCAGGGCGTTCCGCAGCAGCAGGGCTACGAGCAGCAGTACGCCGGCTACCAGCAGCCGGCCCTGCCCGCGCTGCCGTCCGCGGCCGCCCAGCAGGCCCTGGACGAGACCAGCTTCTTCGACACCAGCATGATCGACATGACCCGGTTGCGGGAGCTCGGCGGCCGCTGAGCCCGGCCGCCGGGGTGCGAAGTTGGGCCTGGGCGCGCTCTCGGGTAGTCTGACCACTCCGGCCTTTCCGACGCCGGACCGTTCGGCTGCCCGCGCACCAGCGCAGCGGACCGAACCACCCCAGCCAAGACCCGCGCCGCGCAGGAATGCGCCCGCCGCCAGGAAGTCAGGAACCGTGAACCGCCTCGACCACCGCGACCCACTCGTGTTCGACACGCACGAGCTCGGCCGTCGCCCCGGCTCGATGCGCACGGTCGAGCGGACGCTCCAGGCGCCCGACGGCTTCGGCATCGTGGACGTGATCGGCGTCCCGACCGGCAGCGAGATCGCGCTGGAGCTGCGCCTGGAGTCGGTGGTCGAGGGAGTGCTCGTCACGGGCACCGCCGAGGCCCACGTGACCGGGGAGTGCGTGCGCTGCCTGGAGCCGGTCGAGGACGACCTCGACGTGGACTTCCAGGAGCTGTACTACTACCCGGAGACCGACGAGCGCGGCCGGACCCGGGCCTCGGCTGAGGAGGAGTCCTCCGAGGAGGACGAGGAAGAGACTTACCGGCTGGAGGGCGACTACTTCGACCTCGAACCGGTGCTGCGTGACGCGGTGGTGCTCGCACTGCCGCTGCAGCCGGTGTGCCAGGACGACTGCCTGGGCCTGTGCTCCGAATGCGGAGCTCGACTCAGCGACGACCCGGACCACCACCACGACGCCGTCGACCCCCGGTGGGCGGCCCTGCAGGGACTCTCCGCCGCCCCCGGCGACGAGGGTGACGAGAACAAGAACAGCGACACCCGTGAGGGTCTCGCCGAGAACCAGGAGAAGTAGCCGTGGCTGTTCCGAAGCGGAAGATGTCGCGCAGCAACACGCGCCACCGCCGTAGCAACTGGAAGGCCGTTGTCCCGGCCCTCGTGGCGTGCGACCGCTGCCACGAGCCGAAGCTCGGCCACATCGCGTGCCCGAGCTGCGGCACGTACAACCGTCGCCAGGTCCTCTCGGTCTGATCGGCGGGGTGCATCGATCGATGTCGGACGGTAACTCCTCCCGCAAGTCGTCTCCCGGCAACGGGGTGAAGGGCGGCGGGCCGGCCTCGACCGCATACGACGTCCTGGAAGGGCGCCTCGGGTACGTACTCGAGCGCGCCCTTCTGGTGCGTGCCCTGACCCACCGTTCCTTCGCCTACGAGAACGGCGGTCTGCCCACCAACGAGCGCCTCGAATTCCTCGGGGACTCGGTGCTGGGCCTGGTGGTGACCGACACCCTCTACCGCATCCACCCGGATGTCCCGGAGGGCACGCTCGCCAAACTGCGCGCCGCGGTGGTCAACTCCCGCGCGCTCGCCGAGGTCGGCCGCGGCCTGGACCTCGGTACCTTCATCCGGCTCGGCAAGGGTGAGGAGGGCACCGGCGGCCGCGACAAGTCCTCGATCCTCGCGGACACCGTCGAGGCCGTGATCGGCGCCATCTACCTGGACCAGGGCCTGGAGTCGGCGACCGAGTTCGTGCACCGCCTCTTCGACCCGCTGATCGCGGAGTCCTCGCAGCTGGGCGCCGGCCTGGACTGGAAGACCAGCCTGCAGGAGCTCACCGCCTCGGTGGGCATCGGCGTGCCCGAGTACGTGGTCGCGGAGTCCGGTCCGGACCACGAGAAGACCTTCAACGCGGCCGCCAAGGTGGCCGGCGAGGCCTTCGGCAGCGGCACCGGCCGCTCGAAGAAGGAGGCCGAGCAGAAGGCTGCCGAGAGCGCCTGGCGGGCCATCAAGGCCAAGTACGGCGACAACAACAACCCCGCCGCCCCTGCCGCGTAAGTGAGCTGAGCTGCCGTGCCCGAGCTTCCCGAAGTCGAGGTGGTCCGGCGCGGCCTGGCGAACTGGGTGACCGGTCGCACCGTCGCCGAGGTGCAGGTCCTGCACCCGCGCGCGGTGCGCCGACAGGCAGCCGGCGGCGGCGACTTCGCCGACCGGCTGACCGGCGCCACCCTGGGCTCGGCCCAGCGGCGCGGCAAGTACCTCTGGCTGCCGTTCACCGATGGTGGCTTCGCGCTGCTCGGGCACCTCGGGATGAGCGGCCAACTGCTGGTGCAGGACCCGGCCACTCCCGACGAGACCCATCTGCGGGTCCGGCTGCGGTTCACCGACGACGGGCGCGAACTGCGCTTCGTGGACCAGCGCACCTTCGGTCACCTGGCAGTGGAAGCCCTGTCGTTCGAGGCGGGCGATCCTGACGGCCTGCCGGCCTCGCTCGCGCACATCGCCCGGGACCCGCTCGACCCGCGGTTCGACGAGGCGGCCTTCTTCGCCGCGCTGGGCGCCAAGCGCACCACGGTCAAGCGGGCGCTGCTCGACCAGTCGCTGATCAGCGGGGTCGGCAACATCTACGCGGACGAGGCGCTGTGGCGCTCCAAGCTGCACTACGACCGCCCGACCGCCACCCTGACCCGTCCGCTGGCCGCCACCCTGCTGGCCAACGCCCGGGACGTGATGAACGCGGCGCTCGCGGTCGGCGGCACCAGCTTCGACAGCCTCTACGTCAACGTGAACGGCGAGAGCGGCTACTTCTCCCGCTCGCTGGACGCCTACGGCCGGGAGGGCGAGCCCTGCTACCGCTGCGGCACCCCGATCCGGCGGGTCGCCTGGATGAACCGTTCCAGCTACTTCTGCCCGCGCTGCCAGCGGGTCCCGCGCCAGCGCACCGACTAGCCCGCGCCAGGCCCTGGTTCGCCCCAGGCCCTGGTTCGAGGTCCTGGTTCGAGGTCCTAGTTCGCCGCCGCGGCGGGCTCCTTGGCCTCCTGCTGGATGGCCCCCTCGCCCTCGCCGTAGTGCGCCACCGCGACCGCGCCGGCCACCGCGAGGACGAAGCCGAGCACGCCGAGCCAGGCCATGCCGGCCCGGGTCGCGTCGCCCAGCCAGACCACCCCGACCACGCCGGGCACCACCGTCTCGCCGACCACCAGGGCGGCGGTGGCGCCGTTCACCGAGCCGATCTGCAGGGCCACGGTGTGCAGGTACATCCCGCCGAGGCCGCCGACCAGGATCGCGTAGAGCGCCGGATCGCTGAGCAGTTGGCCCAGGTCGAAGGGGTTGATGCCGTTCAGCACCCGGACCCCGATGCCGAGCGCGCCGAAGCCCAGGCCGGAGAGCAGGCCGGCCACGATCGCGCCGCTGGTGCCCATCCGCCGCACCACCAGCGAGCCGCCCGCGATCAGCGCCACCGAGATCAGCAGCAGCCACCAGTGGGTGGCGATCGGCGTGGTTCCGGTCCCCTCCGGACCGGCGGCCACCGCCAGCAGCACCAGCGCGCCGCAGACCACGCCGATCGCCGTCCACTCCGCACGCTTGAGCCGCAGGCCGAGCAGCTTGGTGCTGCACACCGCGGTGATCACCAGGTTGGCGCTGATCACCGTCTGGGAGAGGAAGAGCGGCAGCAGCCGCGCGGAGAGCGCGCCCAGCACGAAGCCGACGAAGTCGAGCACGGTGCCGAGGATGAACTCCCAGGTGACCACGGCCTTGGCGGTGGAGCTGAGGCTCGGCCCGCCGTGCTCGGTGACCTGTGACCGGTCGGCGGCCGCTGCCTCCTCGCGGGCCGAGCGGCGCGAGCCGACAGCCTGCAGGACCGAGCCGACGCCGTAGCAGGTGGAGGCGGCGACGGCGGTCACCAGGCCGATGATCACAAAGACTCCCGTTGCGGTGGGTTTGGTCCCACTATGCCCTGCCGGCGGGAGTTCACAGAACCCCCGCCCGGTCCCACCAGCGCACTTGCCCTAGTCCACGCACGGAATGCCGCCCATCTTCACCGCGGGGCCCTGCATCGGCAGGCCGGCCGCCGGGTCGGCGGCTGCGGAGCTCGCGGCGCCGCCGGCCGCCGAGGGCGCGGCCGAACCGGGCGGGGTGAAGCCGGTGCCCAGGGTGACCAGGATGTGCCCGGCCTTGACGGCGGAGCTCGCGGCGGCGGTCACGCCGTACCGGGCCGCGACTTGCTCGGCGCCGTCCTTGGCCCCGGCGCCGTAGGTCACCGTGGTCTTGGCCTGGTGCGGGCCCTGGGCGGCGCGGCCCTCGGTGAAGCCGAGTTGGACCAGTGCCTTCAGCTCGCTGTCGGCGGCGTGCGCGACCGCGGAGGTGTTGGTCACGTCGACGGTGCCGCTGCCCCGGGCCGCCGAAGCGGCAACCTGGTCGGGGGAGGGGCTCGGCGCGGCCGCGGGGGGCGGCGCGCTCGCGGCCGAGCCGCCGTCCACCGGGTTGTCGGCCGGCGCGGGGTCGTGTCCGATCAGCTGCTGCACGATCCGCTTGATCTGGACCGGGTCCACCTTGTTGACGTCCTGCCCGTTGATCGTCGCGAAACCGGCGATCGGCAGGGTGTTGGCCGTGACGTGGCCCCCCGACAGGTTGGGCGCCTGCTGGGCGAAGTCCAGCACGTCCCACCGGTCGTCCATCACCACGTCCTTCTTGACCACGCCGAACAGCTGCCGCATCTTGCCGAGGTCGCCGACCACGCCCTGGTCCTTGAGCTTCTTCACCACCGAGGAGATGAAGGCCTGTTGGCGGTGCGTCCGGTCGAAGTCGCCGCCGGCCAGGTTGTGCCGCTGGCGGACGAAGGAGAGTGCCTGCGAGGCGTTGAGCGTGTTGAGGCCGGCGCGGAAGTCGGCGCCGGAGCCCTGGCCGGCCATCGCCGGGTCCTTGGTGTCGTGGTTGAGGCAGACGGTGATCGGTTCGACGGCCTTGGCGATGTCGTAGAAGCCGATCAGGTTGACCTCGGCGAAGTGGTCGATCGGAATGCCGAGGAAGTTCTGCACGGTGGCCAGCGTCGCCCGGCGGCCGGCCTCCCGGCTCTGCCGCTCCAGATCGGCCTTGGAGAGCCCCTTGCCGGCCAACTTGGACTCGGCGCTGGCCTTGGCGATCCCGTAGGCCTCCTTGATCTTGTGCATCTTCCCGTCGGCGCCGACCGTCTGGACGTAGTCGTCGCGCGGGATGGAGAGCGCGGTGACCTGGCCGCCGTTGGCCGGGATGTGCATCACCATCAGGGTGTTGGTGTTGTAGCCGCCGACCTCGCTGCTGGAGCCGGCGTGCAGCTCGTCCTGGACGAACTGGCCGTCGATGTCGGAGCCGTCCATGTTCTTGCGGCTGTCCAGGCCGATCAGCAGCAGGTTGACCGAGTTGTCCAGGTGGGGCGGGGCGGCCTTCTTGATGTCGTCCAGCGCGCTGGAGGTGGTCAGGCCGGTGCGCAGCGAGTGGACGGCGAACCAGGTGACGCCGCAGGTGCCGAGGATCGCTAGCGAGGTGGCGCAGGCCACCGTGCGGCCGGCCACCAGCAGGGGCGAGCGGCGCTTGGCGGGGGAGCGGTCAGCCATGGCGGGCGCCCTTCTTCCCGGGCTTGCGGTCGAGCTTCTCGGGCTTGCTGTCGAGCACGATGCGCAGCAGGACCACCGCGAGGGCCGCGCCCAGCGCGGCCACCATCACCAGGAACCCGGCGGCCAGCCAGCGGGCGAGGTCGGCGGCCAGCGCCTTGGCGGTGTCGTCCTGGCCGCGGCGGGCGAGGTACTCGGCGCCGCAGGTGCTGACCAGCACCACCGGGGCGACGGCGCTGAGCACCCACCACCAGCCGGCCCGGGTGGCCAGCCAGGCGGCGGCGGCGAAGCCCAGCACGGTCAGCACCTGGTAGGTCGCGCCGAGGCCTGGGCCGAGCAGTTCGTCGGTGAGGGCGCCGAGGACCGGCAGGCCGAGGGCGGCGGCCAGGGTCGGGCCGGTGGCCGGGCGGCGGGTTCTGATCCGGCCCGACGCCGAGCGGGCGGCGGCCCGGCCGGCCCGGGGCCGCCGGTCCCGGGCCGGCGGCGCGTCCGAGCCGCGGCGCGGCGCCGGCAGCGGGGTGCGCGCCTGGTGGTGCGGTTGCCCGTCGTCCTGGACCTCGCCGGGGAGCGAGGTCACCCGTTGGCCTGCCATGTCCCCTACCTCGTCCGGTCAGCCGGGGTTCCCGGCGGTCGAGCCGACGGCCGTCGGCATATGACAGTTGCGCAATCTAGCAAGTGTTTGGACGACTTGGGCGGATCGAACGGTTCCGCGATCCCGGGAACGTAACACTTGCGTAAGAGAACAAGTTTTGGTCCGGCCTTGGGTCTGCCTTGGTTGACATGCTAACCATCCTTCAAGATGCGGTAGTTGGCGGCTCGCGCGACAGCCGGGCGCCCCGCACCGGGCCGGGTGCTCCGATCAGGTCGGTTGGGCGGCCCGGTAGCGTCTGGTGCATGAGAATCGTTCTTCGCCGTTCCTGGGCACGCGGTCCGGCCGTCGCCCTGGCGACGCTGCTCGGACTGCTGGTCCTGCTCGTCCCCGGCTCCGCCGTCGCGGCGGGCGGACTCGACGACGCCGCCGCCTCCCTCAAGCAAGGCAAGGTCTACGTCGACCCGGCCATGACCGGCCAGTTTTCGAAGGCCCAGGCCGACGCCCTGACCAAGAAGATCAAGGACGCCGACAAGCCGATCATGGTCGCCGTGGTCCCGGCCACCGACCAGTACCCGGCCCGGACGGTCTTCCAGGACCTGCGCACCAAGGCCGGCATCACCGGCGTCTACGCCGTCTGGCGCGGCACCCAGTTCGACGTCCGTGCCGACGCCGCCGCGCTGAGCAGCCAGACCGCACGGAACTACGCCCAGGCCGCGTCCGATTCCCACCACGGTGACATCAACGGCACACTGACCGATTTCGTCACCAACGCCGCGCCCAAGGTCAAGGGCCACGCCCCCGGCTCCTCCGGCTTCAGCGCCGCGATGATCGTGGTGCCGCTGGTCCTGCTGGCCCTGGTCGGGGTCGGCGCCTTCCTGCTGATCCGGCGCTCGCGCAAGCGCAAGGCCGAGAAGCTGGCCGCCGAGCTGCGCGCCCTGAAGGTCGTGGTGGACGAGGACATCACCGCCTTCGGCGAGGAGCTCGACCGCCTGGACTTCAGCCCGGGAGCCCCCGGTGCCGACGACGCCCAGCGGGCCGACTACACCCACGCGCTGGACGCCTACGAGACCGCCAAGCGCACCATGGACGAGGCCAAGAAGCCCGAGGACGTCAAGGCCGTCACCACGGCCCTGGAGGACGGCCGGTTCTCGCTGGCCACGCTGGCCGCCCGGCGCGAGGGCCGGCCGCTGCCGGACCGCCGCCCGCCGTGCTTCTTCGACCCGCGCCACGGCCCCTCGGTGCAGGACGCCGACTGGGCGCCGGCCGGTGGCGCGGCCCGCTCGGTGCCGGTCTGCGCGGCCGACGCGCAGCGCCTGGCCGCCGGCCTGGACCCGGCGATCCGCACCGTGCAGACCGAGCACGGCCCGCAGCCGTACTGGAACGCCGGGCCGGCCTACGGCCCCTGGGCGGGCGGCTACTTCGGCGGCTACGGATCCGGCCTGCTGCCCGGCCTGCTGGTCGGCACCATGCTCGGCTCGGTCTTCTCCAGTACGCCGGCCTACGGCTACGGCGGTGGCTACGGCGGCGGCGATTACGAAGGCGGCGGCCACGAGAGCTACGAGGGCGGCGACTTCTCCGGCGGCGACTTCAACAGCAACGACTTCGGCGGCTTCGACGGCGGTTCGTTCGACGGCGGCGGGGACTTCGGTGG from Kitasatospora azatica KCTC 9699 harbors:
- the coaD gene encoding pantetheine-phosphate adenylyltransferase; its protein translation is MRRAVCPGSFDPITNGHLDIIERASRLYDVVHVAVLINKNKQGLFTIEERIALIEETTAQYGNIQVESHAGLLVDFCKDRGIPAIVKGLRAVSDFDYELQMAQMNRGLTGVETLFVPTSPTYSFLSSTLVKEVASYGGDVSHLIPPVVHRRLVDRIAERAAG
- a CDS encoding YceD family protein; translation: MNRLDHRDPLVFDTHELGRRPGSMRTVERTLQAPDGFGIVDVIGVPTGSEIALELRLESVVEGVLVTGTAEAHVTGECVRCLEPVEDDLDVDFQELYYYPETDERGRTRASAEEESSEEDEEETYRLEGDYFDLEPVLRDAVVLALPLQPVCQDDCLGLCSECGARLSDDPDHHHDAVDPRWAALQGLSAAPGDEGDENKNSDTREGLAENQEK
- the rpmF gene encoding 50S ribosomal protein L32 gives rise to the protein MAVPKRKMSRSNTRHRRSNWKAVVPALVACDRCHEPKLGHIACPSCGTYNRRQVLSV
- the rnc gene encoding ribonuclease III is translated as MSDGNSSRKSSPGNGVKGGGPASTAYDVLEGRLGYVLERALLVRALTHRSFAYENGGLPTNERLEFLGDSVLGLVVTDTLYRIHPDVPEGTLAKLRAAVVNSRALAEVGRGLDLGTFIRLGKGEEGTGGRDKSSILADTVEAVIGAIYLDQGLESATEFVHRLFDPLIAESSQLGAGLDWKTSLQELTASVGIGVPEYVVAESGPDHEKTFNAAAKVAGEAFGSGTGRSKKEAEQKAAESAWRAIKAKYGDNNNPAAPAA
- the mutM gene encoding bifunctional DNA-formamidopyrimidine glycosylase/DNA-(apurinic or apyrimidinic site) lyase; this encodes MPELPEVEVVRRGLANWVTGRTVAEVQVLHPRAVRRQAAGGGDFADRLTGATLGSAQRRGKYLWLPFTDGGFALLGHLGMSGQLLVQDPATPDETHLRVRLRFTDDGRELRFVDQRTFGHLAVEALSFEAGDPDGLPASLAHIARDPLDPRFDEAAFFAALGAKRTTVKRALLDQSLISGVGNIYADEALWRSKLHYDRPTATLTRPLAATLLANARDVMNAALAVGGTSFDSLYVNVNGESGYFSRSLDAYGREGEPCYRCGTPIRRVAWMNRSSYFCPRCQRVPRQRTD
- a CDS encoding LCP family protein, whose protein sequence is MADRSPAKRRSPLLVAGRTVACATSLAILGTCGVTWFAVHSLRTGLTTSSALDDIKKAAPPHLDNSVNLLLIGLDSRKNMDGSDIDGQFVQDELHAGSSSEVGGYNTNTLMVMHIPANGGQVTALSIPRDDYVQTVGADGKMHKIKEAYGIAKASAESKLAGKGLSKADLERQSREAGRRATLATVQNFLGIPIDHFAEVNLIGFYDIAKAVEPITVCLNHDTKDPAMAGQGSGADFRAGLNTLNASQALSFVRQRHNLAGGDFDRTHRQQAFISSVVKKLKDQGVVGDLGKMRQLFGVVKKDVVMDDRWDVLDFAQQAPNLSGGHVTANTLPIAGFATINGQDVNKVDPVQIKRIVQQLIGHDPAPADNPVDGGSAASAPPPAAAPSPSPDQVAASAARGSGTVDVTNTSAVAHAADSELKALVQLGFTEGRAAQGPHQAKTTVTYGAGAKDGAEQVAARYGVTAAASSAVKAGHILVTLGTGFTPPGSAAPSAAGGAASSAAADPAAGLPMQGPAVKMGGIPCVD
- a CDS encoding DUF6542 domain-containing protein, which produces MAGQRVTSLPGEVQDDGQPHHQARTPLPAPRRGSDAPPARDRRPRAGRAAARSASGRIRTRRPATGPTLAAALGLPVLGALTDELLGPGLGATYQVLTVLGFAAAAWLATRAGWWWVLSAVAPVVLVSTCGAEYLARRGQDDTAKALAADLARWLAAGFLVMVAALGAALAVVLLRIVLDSKPEKLDRKPGKKGARHG